A stretch of Triticum aestivum cultivar Chinese Spring chromosome 1D, IWGSC CS RefSeq v2.1, whole genome shotgun sequence DNA encodes these proteins:
- the LOC123176601 gene encoding protein MAIN-LIKE 2-like: MQQYTRAYLWYVVSRALFSDGTGVNASFMWLKLFAGWEHGLSWGMAALAYLYCQLDEACRRGANPRNVVESKEGNIGGPMLLLSIWSWEHLPVGRPTPKGYDPWDDHDDQDRMPTWAYKWDKVEGFVGNSKTMYLHYCNELDIMTPEQVTREPYGTEGNIGRGDGFITFRLNPKCLQEVPQLQRRRRLVKGKDVAPAKRGKGRK; encoded by the exons ATGCAGCAGTATACCAGGGCATACTTGTGGTATGTAGTCAGTCGGGCTCTTTTCTCTGACGGCACTGGTGTGAACGCTTCCTTTATGTGGCTTAAGCTGTTTGCTGGGTGGGAGCATGGACTCAGTTGGGGTATGGCGGCGTTGGCTTATTTGTATTGTCAG CTGGACGAGGCGTGCCGTAGGGGTGCGAATCCAAGAAACGTCGTAGAGTCAAAGGAAGGCAACATCGGTGGTCCGATGCTTCTATTATCGATCTGGAGTTGGGAGCATTTGCCAGTGGGGCGGCCGACACCAAAGGGTTACGACCCGTGGGATGATCATGATGACCAGGACCGTATGCCTACATGGGCGTATAAGTGGGACAAGGTTGAAGGTTTTGTTGGCAATTCAAAGACCATGTATTTGCACTACTGCAACGAGCTTGACATCATGACCCCGGAGCAG GTTACGCGGGAACCGTACGGAACGGAGGGCAATATTGGTAGGGGAGATGGTTTTATTACTTTCAGACTTAACCCAAAGTGTCTACAGGAGGTGCCGCAGCTGCAGAGGAGAAGGCGTTTAGTGAAGGGGAAGGATGTTGCACCGGCtaagagggggaaaggaaggaaatGA